Proteins encoded in a region of the Streptomyces violaceoruber genome:
- the glgC gene encoding glucose-1-phosphate adenylyltransferase, with translation MRRGGPSVLGIVLAGGEGKRLMPLTADRAKPAVTFGGTYRLVDFVLSNLVNGDILRICVLTQYKSHSLDRHITTTWRMSSLLGNYVTPVPAQQRLGPRWFLGSADAILQSLNLVHDEQPEYVAVFGADHVYRMDPRQMLAQHIDSGAGVTVAGIRVPRAESPSFGVITPGSDGQTVTGFLEKPADPPGLADDPGCVFASMGNYVFTTKALVEALHRDAEDPDSVHDMGGSILPQLTDRGEAALYDFSANHVPGETTRDQGYWRDVGTLDAYYDAHMDLIAERPAFNLYNRDWPVYTHSTQLSPARFNAGGIASESIISAGCLIRGQVTRSVLSPGVVVDPGAVVQGSVLHDNVHIGRGAVVRGAVLDKNVQVPPGATIGVNPQRDGELYTVSKGGVIALGKGQRVP, from the coding sequence ATGCGTCGTGGAGGTCCTTCGGTGCTCGGCATCGTGCTGGCGGGCGGAGAGGGCAAACGCCTGATGCCCCTGACCGCGGACCGCGCCAAACCCGCGGTCACCTTCGGCGGCACCTACCGGCTCGTCGACTTCGTCCTGTCCAACCTGGTCAACGGCGACATCCTGCGGATCTGCGTGCTCACCCAGTACAAGTCGCACTCCCTGGACCGGCACATCACCACCACCTGGCGGATGTCCAGCCTGCTCGGCAACTACGTCACTCCGGTCCCCGCCCAGCAGCGCCTCGGCCCCCGCTGGTTCCTCGGCAGCGCCGACGCCATCCTGCAGTCCCTGAACCTGGTGCACGACGAACAGCCCGAGTACGTGGCAGTGTTCGGCGCCGACCACGTGTACCGGATGGACCCGCGCCAGATGCTCGCCCAGCACATCGACTCCGGCGCGGGCGTCACCGTCGCCGGGATACGGGTCCCGCGCGCCGAGTCGCCGTCCTTCGGCGTGATCACGCCGGGCTCGGACGGGCAGACCGTCACCGGCTTCCTGGAGAAGCCCGCCGACCCTCCCGGCCTCGCCGACGACCCCGGGTGCGTCTTCGCCTCGATGGGCAACTACGTCTTCACCACCAAGGCACTCGTCGAGGCCCTGCACCGGGACGCCGAGGACCCGGACTCCGTGCACGACATGGGCGGTTCGATCCTGCCCCAGCTCACCGACCGGGGCGAGGCCGCGCTGTACGACTTCAGCGCCAACCACGTCCCCGGGGAGACCACCCGCGACCAGGGGTACTGGCGGGACGTGGGCACGCTGGACGCCTACTACGACGCCCACATGGACCTGATCGCCGAGCGGCCCGCGTTCAACCTCTACAACCGGGACTGGCCGGTCTACACCCACTCCACCCAGCTCTCGCCGGCCCGCTTCAACGCCGGGGGCATCGCCAGCGAGTCGATCATCAGCGCCGGCTGCCTGATCCGCGGACAGGTCACCCGGTCCGTGCTCTCCCCGGGGGTGGTGGTCGACCCCGGCGCGGTCGTGCAGGGCTCGGTGCTGCACGACAACGTGCACATCGGCCGGGGTGCGGTGGTGCGCGGGGCGGTGCTGGACAAGAACGTGCAGGTGCCGCCGGGCGCGACGATCGGCGTCAACCCGCAGCGGGACGGCGAGTTGTACACCGTCTCCAAGGGCGGCGTGATCGCGCTGGGCAAGGGACAGCGGGTGCCGTGA
- a CDS encoding LLM class flavin-dependent oxidoreductase — translation MARPFDPVLLLTVAAAATGRVRLNTSTLSTFHYEPPQLARQPTTLDVLSDGRLGAGVGWGGRSRSTTSSATRTGGGAARRSTVLHHATGPARTRCSQDEGASRLWSTARRAAEDAGRDPDALRTAMRINLEPGTSVDSVADQLLDFAARVIERTGRL, via the coding sequence ATGGCCCGCCCCTTCGACCCCGTGCTGCTGTTGACCGTCGCCGCGGCGGCGACCGGCCGGGTGCGCCTGAACACCAGCACGCTCAGCACGTTCCACTACGAGCCGCCGCAGCTGGCCCGGCAGCCGACCACGCTCGACGTGCTCAGCGACGGCCGCCTCGGCGCCGGTGTGGGCTGGGGTGGACGAAGCAGGAGTACGACGTCGTCCGCGACGCGGACTGGCGGCGGCGCGGCAAGACGCTCGACAGTTCTTCACCATGCCACCGGGCCGGCGAGGACGCGATGCAGTCAGGACGAGGGCGCAAGCCGCCTGTGGTCGACCGCGCGTCGAGCGGCGGAAGACGCCGGCCGTGATCCCGACGCGCTCAGGACGGCCATGCGGATCAACCTCGAGCCGGGCACGTCCGTCGATTCGGTCGCGGACCAACTGCTCGACTTCGCCGCCCGGGTGATCGAGCGCACCGGCCGGTTGTGA
- a CDS encoding (2Fe-2S)-binding protein: protein MDLDPALSALRPLGGFFVVHASRPLPSGRTAAAAPLAHAYAPGHVNATADVDVPGHRADPLGHRVRKVAGALGAAETRVAASVAQQGLAARLWSVTLACAVLYGRVPDLDPRLLHWDPEATAPDDLWLTEVRARPGDGGTVADVVLTTHLAPLAEAVHTRYGVARGLLRGNAASALAGAGRELDRWARRHGRTDTAARARSLTAGLLAHPLLAGTGTLTGTSFRRRSCCLYYRVPGGGVCGDCCFPTPPEPTRSPRPPEPGSLPRPPEPGSLPGPPEPGSLPRPPEPGGSPPPPRPPRSSPGARSG, encoded by the coding sequence GTGGACCTCGACCCCGCCCTCTCCGCCCTCCGCCCGCTCGGCGGCTTCTTCGTCGTGCACGCCTCGCGTCCGTTGCCGTCGGGGCGGACCGCCGCGGCCGCGCCCCTCGCACACGCCTACGCGCCCGGACACGTGAACGCGACGGCGGACGTCGACGTTCCGGGTCACCGCGCCGATCCGCTGGGCCACCGGGTCCGCAAGGTCGCCGGCGCGCTCGGCGCCGCCGAGACCCGGGTCGCCGCCTCCGTGGCCCAGCAGGGACTCGCGGCCCGCCTGTGGTCGGTGACCCTGGCCTGCGCCGTCCTGTACGGACGTGTCCCGGACCTCGACCCCCGCCTGCTGCACTGGGATCCCGAGGCCACCGCCCCAGACGACCTGTGGCTCACCGAGGTGCGGGCCCGGCCGGGGGACGGCGGCACCGTCGCGGACGTCGTCCTCACCACCCACCTGGCTCCCCTCGCCGAGGCAGTGCACACCCGCTACGGCGTCGCGAGGGGACTGCTGCGCGGCAACGCGGCCTCCGCCCTGGCCGGCGCCGGCCGGGAACTGGACCGCTGGGCCCGCCGACACGGCCGTACCGACACCGCTGCCCGCGCCCGGTCGCTCACCGCCGGCCTGCTGGCCCACCCCCTGCTCGCCGGCACCGGGACCCTCACCGGCACGTCCTTCCGGCGCCGCAGCTGTTGCCTGTACTACCGAGTGCCGGGCGGGGGCGTCTGCGGCGACTGCTGCTTCCCGACTCCGCCGGAGCCCACCCGTTCGCCGCGCCCGCCGGAGCCGGGCAGCCTCCCGCGCCCGCCGGAGCCGGGCAGCCTCCCGGGCCCGCCGGAGCCGGGCAGCCTCCCGCGCCCGCCGGAGCCCGGCGGCTCCCCGCCCCCTCCGCGTCCTCCGCGGTCTTCCCCAGGCGCCCGCTCTGGGTGA
- a CDS encoding NADPH-dependent F420 reductase, whose protein sequence is MSSITFIGAGNMARTIGTRAIAGGNTVEIMARDQSKADALAKALGSGTTTGTWGAVPAGDIVITAVLYAGVVSTVAAYGDALAGKTIVDISNPFNAAFDGLAHSEPTSIAQEVAKVAPADAKVFKAFNTIFRGVLENGRPDVFFAGDDPRAQADVAAFIESLGLRPMHVGGLKMAHWLEGAGVLTVGLAGNGVGHGNFALGVNEVNG, encoded by the coding sequence ATGAGCAGCATCACCTTCATCGGTGCGGGGAACATGGCCCGCACGATCGGCACGCGCGCGATAGCGGGCGGCAACACCGTCGAGATCATGGCACGCGATCAGTCCAAGGCCGACGCCCTGGCCAAGGCCCTGGGCAGCGGTACCACGACAGGCACGTGGGGGGCTGTCCCGGCCGGGGACATCGTCATCACGGCCGTGTTGTACGCCGGTGTCGTCTCCACCGTCGCCGCGTACGGAGACGCACTCGCGGGCAAGACCATCGTCGACATCAGCAACCCCTTCAACGCCGCGTTCGACGGCCTGGCCCACAGCGAGCCGACGTCGATCGCGCAGGAGGTCGCCAAGGTCGCCCCGGCCGACGCCAAGGTCTTCAAGGCCTTCAACACCATCTTCCGCGGCGTCCTGGAGAACGGCCGGCCCGACGTCTTCTTCGCCGGCGACGACCCGCGGGCCCAAGCAGACGTGGCGGCATTCATCGAGAGCCTCGGACTGCGCCCGATGCATGTCGGCGGCCTGAAGATGGCGCACTGGCTGGAAGGCGCGGGCGTGCTCACGGTAGGCCTCGCGGGCAACGGAGTTGGCCACGGAAACTTCGCCCTCGGCGTCAACGAAGTCAACGGCTGA
- the glgA gene encoding glycogen synthase — protein MRVGLLSREFPPDVYGGAGVHVEFLARELARLVDLDVHSWGEGRTDGVLRHRPWSALDGANDALRTFSVDLAMTAALEGRELVHSHTWYANLGGHLAKLLHGVPHVVTAHSLEPPRPWKAEQLGGGYALSGWAERTAFEAADAVIAVSGAMREDILGCYPDLDASRVHVVHNGIDTRLYRPDHGTDVLDSVGLDRSRPYVLFVGRITRQKGVPQLLRAVRDIDPAAQVVLCAGAPDTPEIDQEFRDLFAGLSRAREGVHWIPRMLPRTEVIQLLTHAAVFVCPSVYEPLGIVNLEAMACGTPVVASRVGGIPEVVTDGVTGVLVPREDGADDAFEAGLARALDSVLGDPAGARRMGEAGRARAVEEFGWDAVARRTVRLYEEILKQA, from the coding sequence GTGCGCGTGGGACTGCTGAGCCGAGAGTTCCCGCCGGACGTCTACGGCGGCGCGGGGGTCCATGTCGAGTTCCTCGCCCGGGAGCTCGCCCGCCTCGTCGACCTGGACGTGCACAGCTGGGGCGAGGGCCGCACCGACGGCGTGCTGCGCCACCGCCCCTGGTCCGCGCTCGACGGCGCCAACGACGCGCTGCGCACCTTCTCCGTGGACCTCGCCATGACCGCCGCCCTCGAAGGGCGCGAACTGGTGCACTCCCACACCTGGTACGCCAACCTCGGCGGCCACCTCGCCAAGCTCCTGCACGGCGTCCCGCACGTGGTGACCGCCCACTCCCTGGAGCCCCCGCGCCCCTGGAAGGCGGAGCAGCTCGGCGGGGGCTACGCGCTGTCCGGCTGGGCCGAGCGCACCGCGTTCGAGGCGGCCGACGCGGTGATCGCCGTCTCCGGAGCCATGCGCGAGGACATCCTCGGCTGCTACCCGGACCTCGACGCCTCCCGGGTCCACGTCGTGCACAACGGCATCGACACCCGGCTCTACCGGCCCGATCACGGCACCGACGTGCTGGACAGCGTCGGCCTGGACCGCTCCCGCCCGTACGTCCTGTTCGTCGGCCGCATCACCCGTCAGAAGGGCGTGCCGCAGCTGCTGCGCGCGGTCCGGGACATCGACCCCGCCGCGCAGGTCGTGCTGTGCGCGGGTGCCCCGGACACCCCCGAGATCGACCAGGAGTTCCGGGACCTCTTCGCCGGGCTGAGCCGCGCCCGCGAGGGCGTGCACTGGATCCCGCGCATGCTGCCGCGCACGGAAGTGATCCAGCTCCTGACGCACGCCGCCGTCTTCGTCTGCCCCTCCGTCTACGAGCCCCTCGGCATCGTCAACCTGGAGGCGATGGCCTGCGGCACCCCGGTGGTGGCCTCCCGGGTGGGCGGCATCCCCGAGGTCGTGACCGACGGCGTGACGGGGGTACTCGTCCCGAGGGAGGACGGTGCGGACGACGCCTTCGAAGCGGGCCTCGCGCGCGCCCTGGACTCCGTCCTCGGCGATCCGGCGGGCGCCCGCCGGATGGGCGAGGCCGGACGGGCGCGCGCGGTGGAGGAGTTCGGCTGGGACGCGGTCGCGCGCCGCACGGTCCGGCTGTACGAGGAGATCCTCAAGCAGGCTTAG
- a CDS encoding SDR family oxidoreductase, which yields MHVFVAGGTGHSGSHIISELVAAGHEVTGLARSDAAEATLSALGAKVHRGDLQDLDGLKEAAADSDGVIHVAHRQDLLPSGGIDAAAAAELPIVRAYGEALAGTGKPLVAAGSIGSPGTARDLGRPSTEEDPALPVGDEHKGTLRARNVVEATVIGLAERGVRSSVVRIANIAHSTADRAGFLPTLIALAKERGFAGYPGDGSNLWNAVHIRDAASLFRLALEKGPAGSYWHAVEDGGVPVREITEAIGNRLGLPAVSVPLDELMLPGHFGFLTNIVTRSYPTSNLITRKTLGWEPARPGLLADLDNGHYFPSTDVPAI from the coding sequence GTGCACGTCTTCGTCGCCGGCGGGACCGGCCACTCCGGTTCGCACATCATTTCCGAACTCGTCGCCGCAGGGCACGAGGTCACCGGTCTGGCCCGGTCGGACGCGGCCGAGGCGACCCTGTCCGCGCTCGGTGCGAAGGTCCACCGCGGCGACCTCCAGGACCTCGACGGGCTCAAGGAGGCCGCCGCGGACTCCGACGGCGTCATCCACGTCGCGCACAGGCAGGACCTGCTTCCGTCCGGCGGGATCGACGCCGCGGCCGCCGCCGAGCTCCCGATCGTGCGCGCCTACGGCGAGGCACTTGCGGGAACCGGAAAGCCGCTGGTCGCGGCAGGGAGCATCGGCTCGCCCGGGACCGCGCGGGATCTGGGCCGGCCCTCCACCGAGGAGGACCCTGCCCTCCCCGTCGGCGATGAGCACAAGGGCACCCTCCGGGCCCGTAACGTCGTGGAGGCCACGGTCATCGGCCTCGCCGAGCGGGGAGTCCGCTCTTCCGTCGTTCGGATCGCCAACATCGCGCACAGCACGGCCGATCGTGCCGGCTTCCTCCCCACCCTGATCGCCCTGGCGAAGGAGAGAGGCTTCGCCGGGTACCCCGGGGACGGCTCGAACCTGTGGAACGCCGTACACATCCGCGACGCCGCTTCCCTGTTCCGCCTGGCGCTGGAGAAGGGCCCGGCCGGCAGCTACTGGCACGCGGTCGAGGACGGGGGTGTCCCGGTCCGCGAGATCACCGAGGCCATCGGCAACCGCCTGGGCCTGCCCGCAGTGAGCGTGCCGCTGGACGAACTGATGCTGCCGGGACACTTCGGGTTCCTCACCAACATCGTCACGCGGAGCTACCCGACGTCCAACCTCATCACCCGCAAGACCCTCGGGTGGGAACCCGCCCGGCCCGGCCTCCTCGCCGACCTGGACAACGGCCACTACTTCCCGTCAACCGACGTCCCCGCAATCTGA
- a CDS encoding NADPH-dependent F420 reductase, giving the protein MSSISFIGLGDMAHAIAARAVSGGHSVELIGRDPAKAKSLAAELGGGATAGTFGTVPAGDIVVLAVPYTSAVPVVARYGDALAGKVIIDISNTFNADATGLVTPDGTSGAQEIAKAAPASAHVVKAFNTVFGHVLIQERRLDVLFAGDDAGAKANVSVFIESLGLRPLDVGGLEMARWLEGVGPLLMGLARNGAGTFDVALGVDFPG; this is encoded by the coding sequence ATGAGTAGCATCAGCTTCATCGGCCTCGGGGACATGGCCCACGCCATCGCCGCACGCGCGGTCTCGGGCGGCCACTCCGTCGAGCTCATCGGCCGCGACCCGGCCAAGGCGAAGAGCCTGGCCGCCGAACTCGGCGGCGGTGCCACGGCGGGGACGTTCGGCACGGTCCCCGCGGGCGACATCGTCGTCCTCGCCGTGCCGTACACCAGCGCTGTGCCCGTCGTCGCCCGGTACGGAGACGCCCTGGCCGGCAAGGTCATCATCGACATCTCCAACACCTTCAACGCCGACGCCACCGGGCTCGTCACCCCCGACGGCACATCCGGTGCGCAGGAGATCGCCAAGGCGGCCCCGGCGAGTGCGCACGTCGTGAAGGCGTTCAACACCGTCTTCGGCCACGTCCTGATCCAGGAGCGACGGTTGGACGTGTTGTTCGCCGGAGACGACGCGGGCGCCAAGGCGAACGTGTCGGTGTTCATCGAGAGCCTCGGGCTGCGCCCGCTCGATGTCGGCGGCCTGGAGATGGCTCGCTGGCTGGAAGGGGTCGGGCCGCTGCTGATGGGCCTGGCCCGCAACGGCGCGGGCACCTTCGACGTCGCCCTCGGCGTCGACTTTCCCGGCTGA
- a CDS encoding NADPH-dependent F420 reductase yields MGFIGSGSIGGTIARLAVAAGHQVVLSNSRGPGSLADTVAELGPRASAATSEEAAAAGDIVVVTVPVTAFPDLPAAPLAGKTVIDTCNYGPERDGPIPELDGTSLTSSELLLRYLPDAMLVKAFNNIYFKHLLSLARPAGATDRSYLPIAGDLAPAKAAATEFIDSIGYGVVDAGLLADSWRQATGTPVWGTPYGPPSNEMGRPTGPGAIRAALATATR; encoded by the coding sequence GTGGGATTCATCGGAAGCGGGTCCATCGGCGGCACGATCGCGCGGCTCGCTGTCGCGGCCGGACACCAGGTCGTGCTCAGCAACTCGCGCGGTCCCGGGTCGCTCGCGGACACGGTCGCGGAACTGGGACCGCGGGCGTCGGCGGCGACGAGCGAGGAGGCCGCGGCGGCTGGTGACATCGTCGTGGTCACGGTGCCGGTCACGGCCTTCCCCGACCTGCCCGCCGCACCGCTCGCCGGGAAGACGGTCATCGACACGTGCAACTACGGCCCCGAGCGTGACGGGCCCATCCCCGAGCTCGACGGCACGTCGCTCACCTCGAGCGAGCTGCTGCTGCGATACCTCCCGGACGCCATGCTCGTGAAAGCTTTCAACAACATCTACTTCAAGCACCTGCTGTCGCTCGCCCGCCCGGCGGGGGCGACCGACCGCTCCTACCTGCCGATCGCCGGGGACCTGGCGCCGGCGAAGGCGGCAGCCACCGAGTTCATCGATTCCATCGGGTACGGCGTGGTGGACGCGGGGCTCCTGGCCGACAGCTGGCGGCAGGCGACGGGCACACCGGTGTGGGGAACGCCGTACGGGCCGCCCTCGAACGAGATGGGCCGGCCGACCGGCCCGGGCGCCATCCGCGCGGCACTGGCCACCGCAACGCGATAG